The following proteins are co-located in the Megalobrama amblycephala isolate DHTTF-2021 linkage group LG12, ASM1881202v1, whole genome shotgun sequence genome:
- the LOC125280754 gene encoding uncharacterized protein LOC125280754: MASSTDQMKQILKRHLLEDLLSKFERALFRSPLDQDYMEFVCRQQLYLLQALSRHVEIPHEIIQALQEVFELVKQPPYSTAPHAVVDSSDGLRGRPRFAIEREELAEMLQTNLPVHYIANMMGVSTRTIFRRMNDFGLSISELYSCMTDEELDNVVRAIKDDMPAAGYRMVRGRLLSLGLRVQWKRIAASMHRVDSIGILSRLASLGCVVRRTYSVRGPLSLVHIDTNHKLIRYNIVIFGGVDGYSRRVMYLNAANNNHASTAYHFFSEATQTFGLPSRVRGDQGVENVQIARFMFSSRGTDRGSFISGKSVHNQRIERLWRDVRIMVTNKYSDMLHSLEAEGLLDISVVEDLFSVHYTFLPRLQADLDTFSEAWNHHPLSSEGNRSPEQLWQIGMMHTNNDRSERYEDIEEPDLDWDVAATYDACEDLGVVVPEFECPLSADGLRALEHLLNSTGPNIPVKELYLLCREFVSTNMN, translated from the exons ATGGCTTCATCAACAGACCAGATGAAA CAAATTCTAAAAAGGCATCTTTTGGAGGACCTTCTCTCCAAGTTTGAGAGAGCACTTTTTAGATCTCCCCTTGACCAGGATTACATGGAGTTTGTGTGTCGCCAGCAGCTGTACCTCCTGCAAGCACTGTCAAGACATGTGGAAATACCCCACGAAATCATTCAGGCTCTGCAGGAAGTGTTTGAACTTGTTAAACAACCTCCATATTCCACAGCTCCACATGCAGTGGTGGATTCCTCTGATGGTCTGAGAGGACGTCCAAGGTTTGCAATTGAAAGAGAAGAGTTAGCAGAGATGCTGCAGACAAACCTTCCTGTCCACTACATTGCAAACATGATGGGTGTTTCCACTAGAACCATCTTTAGAAGGATGAACGATTTTGGCCTTTCCATCTCAGAGTTGTATAGCTGCATGACTGATGAGGAGTTAGACAATGTTGTGAGAGCCATAAAGGATGATATGCCTGCTGCTGGTTACAGAATGGTCAGAGGGAGGTTGTTGTCTTTAGGTCTGCGTGTGCAGTGGAAGAGAATAGCTGCCTCAATGCACCGAGTTGATTCAATCGGAATCCTTTCGAGATTGGCCAGCCTGGGATGTGTGGTGAGAAGAACGTACTCCGTTCGAGGGCCCCTTTCTCTTGTGCACATTGACACAAATCACAAATTGATAAG ATACAACATCGTAATATTTGGTGGTGTCGATGGTTATTCCAGGAGG GTCATGTACTTGAATGCGGCAAATAATAACCATGCATCGACAGCATACCACTTCTTCTCAGAAGCAACCCAAACATTTGGCTTACCATCAAG gGTCAGGGGAGACCAAGGAGTGGAGAATGTACAGATAGCCAGGTTCATGTTTTCCTCAAGAGGCACTGACCGAGGAAGTTTCATATCCGGTAAAAGCGTCCACAATCAAAG GATTGAGCGCCTCTGGCGGGATGTCAGAATCATGGTCACCAACAAGTACTCAGACATGCTGCACTCCCTGGAGGCAGAAGGATTGCTTGATATATCAGTGGTTGAGGACCTTTTCAGTGTGCACTACACTTTTCTCCCAAGACTTCAGGCAGACTTGGACACATTTTCAGAAGCCTGGAATCATCATCCACTCTCCTCAGAGGGCAATCGAAGTCCCGAGCAGCTGTGGCAGATTGGAAtgatgcacacaaataatgacCGATCTGAGAGATACGAG GACATCGAAGAGCCAGATCTAGACTGGGACGTAGCAGCTACTTACGATGCCTGTGAAGATCTCGGAGTTGTTGTTCCAGAATTTGAATGTCCTTTGAGTGCAGATGGATTGAGGGCTCTTGAACATCTGCTGAATTCAACTGGTCCTAATATCCCTGTCAAAGAACTGTACTTGCTTTGTCGGGAGTTTGTTTCaacaaatatgaattaa